In Ipomoea triloba cultivar NCNSP0323 chromosome 15, ASM357664v1, one genomic interval encodes:
- the LOC116007348 gene encoding probable LRR receptor-like serine/threonine-protein kinase At3g47570 has protein sequence MPSKMSFLEELTCWHFLLPFSIIFFLYCHPSFSLSENVTDQHALISFKNALSDPLQLTASWNESIHFCKWVGITCGHKHQRVVIINLNSSKLQGPLSPAIGNLSFLREIRLGNNIFTGKIPEEIGRLSRLEILQLKINSFSGEIPKNISGCWHLRVIDLEINKLTGRLPLELQSLSKLQYLLADQNNLTGEIPTQYGNLTSLMMVRIIENNLQGAIPNSLGRLKNLWSIELCTNNLSGTIPISMSNLSLVDFDLQHNQLEGELPLNMSDAMEFFSVGNNRFVGHVPLWLSNAPGLQVIQLNRNNFTGEVPNLGGLKHLQRLLLGGNQYLGSGNSGDLKFVAPLTNCTDLQVLGLQSCNFGGDFPPHIGNISNLTVFSIGNNLITGKIPIEIGQLVNLRELWLMGNHLSGIIPNTIGNIPRLYNLGLGWNQLSGEIPTSLQNLTMLSSLSLASNNLQGFIPSGLANCKFLLTVDLYANNLSGYIPKEIFHVGSELVHVDISHNTLTGPLPSEIGGLKSLTFLNLSNNCIFGEIPLSFSSLKGVETLDLSSNHLTGKIPDILVNLGSLTYLNLSHNDLEGEVPLQGVFTKENGVFLEGNSKLCGGVLMLHLPKCSIKQISQKSQMSLGLKIAISIPCVVLALLVLVSFFICNYLQRGRKKDASLESQKTMDVIPMVSYKSLHNATKGFSQENLIGSGKFSSVYKGNLDEQCDDVVAIKVLKLQVKGASKSFIAECDALRQIRHRNLVKVVSSCSGTDYNGNDFKAIIYKYMEEGNLETWLHDYSSKANEQSSELTSLSLVERVNIGIDIACALEYLHVECGTPLVHCDLKPSNVLLDSDLVAHVGDFGLARFLPEAAHASSVGIKGTFGYAAPEYGMGSEFSTFGDIYSYGILLLEAFTGKSPTDDIFINGLNLHEYVKGALPDRAMEIVDPRLLYNEKDTSSRSSHISNDRIVEIVCSVLGIGIACSVNSPRERMDACTAMNELRSIKASLLRTMQH, from the exons TAACTTGTTGGCACTTCCTCTTACCTTTCTCCATTATCTTCTTCCTTTATTGCCACCCTTCTTTCTCCTTGTCTGAAAACGTTACAGATCAACATGCATTGATATCATTCAAGAATGCTCTATCAGATCCACTACAACTCACTGCGTCCTGGAATGAGTCCATCCATTTCTGTAAATGGGTGGGAATAACCTGTGGCCACAAACATCAACGAGTTGTTATAATTAACTTGAACTCAAGCAAACTCCAAGGTCCATTGTCACCCGCGATTGGAAATCTAAGTTTTCTCAGGGAAATTCGTCTAGGTAACAATATTTTTACTGGGAAAATCCCCGAGGAGATTGGTCGATTATCACGACTAGAAATATTGCAACTCAAAATCAACTCATTTTCTGGTGAAATACCCAAGAACATATCAGGGTGTTGGCATCTGAGAGTGATTGATTTGGAGATAAACAAGTTAACAGGCAGGCTTCCATTAGAGCTCCAATCCTTGTCTAAGCTTCAATACCTGTTAGCCGATCAGAACAATCTGACAGGAGAGATTCCTACACAGTATGGAAACCTCACCTCACTAATGATGGTCCGGATCATTGAAAACAATCTACAAGGAGCGATCCCAAACTCTCTTGGTAGGCTCAAAAATTTATGGTCAATCGAGCTCTGCACTAACAACCTTTCTGGCACCATTCCTATATCAATGTCCAATTTGTCATTAGTGGATTTTGACCTTCAACACAATCAACTTGAAGGGGAACTTCCTCTAAACATGAGTGATGCAATGGAGTTTTTTAGTGTCGGCAACAATCGCTTTGTTGGTCATGTACCACTTTGGCTATCAAATGCTCCGGGACTTCAAGTGATTCAACTTAACAGAAACAATTTTACTGGAGAAGTACCAAATCTTGGAGGCTTAAAGCACTTGCAAAGACTTTTGCTTGGTGGGAACCAGTATCTTGGAAGTGGAAATTCTGGAGATTTGAAGTTCGTGGCACCTCTAACCAATTGTACTGATCTGCAGGTTCTAGGACTCCAGAGCTGTAATTTTGGAGGTGATTTTCCACCACATATTGGTAATATCTCAAATCTCACTGTGTTTAGTATTGGAAATAACCTCATAACTGGGAAGATTCCTATTGAGATTGGTCAACTTGTCAACTTGAGGGAGTTATGGTTGATGGGTAACCACTTAAGTGGGATTATTCCAAACACTATAGGAAATATTCCACGTTTGTATAATTTGGGACTTGGGTGGAATCAATTGTCTGGGGAAATTCCAACTTCATTGCAAAACTTAACCATGTTAAGTTCCCTCTCTTTGGCTTCAAACAATCTACAAGGGTTTATACCATCTGGTTTAGCCAACTGCAAGTTCTTACTTACAGTGGACCTTTATGCAAACAACCTTAGTGGATACATACCAAAAGAAATTTTTCATGTAGGTTCTGAACTTGTACATGTAGACATCTCCCACAATACTTTAACAGGTCCTCTCCCTTCAGAGATTGGTGGCTTGAAAAGTTTGACCTTTTTGAACCTTTCAAATAATTGCATTTTTGGCGAAATTCCTTTAAGTTTTAGTTCTTTGAAAGGTGTTGAAACCTTAGATCTATCTTCTAATCACCTCACGGGGAAAATCCCAGACATCCTTGTAAACCTTGGTTCATTAACTTACCTTAATTTGTCTCACAATGATCTAGAGGGGGAGGTCCCACTTCAAGGAGTTTTCACAAAAGAAAATGGTGTTTTCCTTGAAGGGAATAGTAAGCTATGTGGGGGTGTTCTTATGCTACATTTGCCAAAATGTTCCATAAAACAAATATCCCAAAAATCCCAAATGTCCTTAGGATTGAAGATAGCAATATCTATTCCATGTGTAGTTTTGGCATTATTAGTGTTGGTGTCTTTCTTCATATGCAATTACTTGCAAAGAGGAAGAAAGAAGGATGCATCATTGGAGAGCCAAAAAACAATGGATGTGATACCTATGGTGTCTTATAAGAGCCTACACAATGCAACCAAAGGTTTCTCACAAGAAAATTTGATTGGCTCAGGAAAGTTTAGCTCAGTGTACAAAGGCAATCTTGATGAACAATGTGATGATGTTGTTGCTATAAAGGTGCTCAAACTTCAGGTGAAAGGGGCTTCTAAGAGTTTTATTGCTGAGTGTGACGCATTAAGGCAGATCAGGCATCGAAACCTAGTAAAGGTTGTATCGTCGTGTTCTGGCACTGATTATAATGGGAATGATTTCAAGGCAATCATTTACAAATACATGGAAGAGGGAAACTTGGAAACTTGGCTCCATGATTACTCATCAAAAGCAAATGAGCAAAGTAGTGAGCTTACAAGTTTGAGCTTGGTGGAAAGAGTAAACATTGGAATTGATATTGCTTGTGCACTCGAGTATCTTCATGTTGAGTGCGGAACACCTTTAGTTCATTGTGATCTCAAACCGAGCAATGTTCTTTTGGATAGTGACTTGGTTGCCCATGTAGGCGACTTTGGATTAGCAAGGTTTCTTCCGGAGGCTGCGCATGCGAGTTCTGTTGGAATTAAAGGGACTTTTGGATATGCTGCTCCAG AGTATGGCATGGGAAGTGAATTCTCAACATTTGGCGATATATATAGCTATGGGATACTCCTATTGGAAGCATTTACAGGAAAAAGTCCCACCGATGATATTTTCATTAATGGTTTAAATCTTCACGAGTATGTTAAAGGTGCCCTACCGGATAGAGCCATGGAGATTGTTGATCCAAGACTGCTATACAATGAGAAGGACACTTCAAGCAGAAGCTCTCATATAAGCAATGATAGAATTGTTGAAATAGTATGTTCAGTTTTGGGGATTGGGATTGCTTGTTCAGTGAATTCGCCAAGAGAAAGGATGGATGCTTGCACGGCAATGAATGAATTACGATCAATCAAAGCCAGCCTTTTGCGAACAATGCAACATTGA